In Priestia megaterium NBRC 15308 = ATCC 14581, the following proteins share a genomic window:
- a CDS encoding general stress protein: protein MSKSIIGVYESPEETLTRIEKLRMIGYEDNEITVLTNQETAAGNLAYRTNVNVDKLSAADQDKVTQEDMTGGAQPDSFLDKLKKFFVVQNYSNEEDRATNLGIPTEELTSHKKDLDDGKFVIAVTSHKLNEKGLDLG from the coding sequence ATGAGTAAAAGTATTATAGGTGTATATGAGTCGCCGGAAGAAACATTAACTAGAATTGAGAAATTAAGAATGATAGGGTATGAGGATAATGAAATTACAGTTCTAACTAATCAAGAGACCGCAGCGGGCAACCTAGCTTATAGAACGAATGTAAACGTGGATAAGCTATCTGCTGCTGACCAAGATAAGGTCACTCAGGAAGATATGACTGGAGGGGCCCAGCCGGATTCTTTTTTAGATAAATTAAAGAAATTTTTTGTGGTCCAAAATTACTCAAATGAAGAAGACCGTGCAACAAATTTAGGTATTCCCACAGAGGAGCTAACCTCTCATAAAAAAGATTTGGATGATGGAAAGTTTGTAATTGCTGTGACTTCTCATAAATTGAATGAAAAAGGGTTAGACCTAGGGTGA